Proteins from a genomic interval of Nematostella vectensis chromosome 5, jaNemVect1.1, whole genome shotgun sequence:
- the LOC5517777 gene encoding leucine-rich repeat-containing protein 49 isoform X6: MQPFYLPNCSTIPYSILEQGDRVIFAESPSAPGIPIVYRLPEERQANPDRLNLDRRRLTVCPILEGEDNLRLLNFQHNLIRNIQHLANLRRLIFLDIYDNQIEEISGLSSLKSLRVLMLGKNRIRKINNLEALTKLDVLDLHGNRISKIENLSHLTELRVLNLAGNEILKVCNISGMRSLAELNLRRNKICTVEEVDRLSNLQRLFLSFNCISRFEDINCLTRSTSITELSLDGNPFASDVTYKQTVLKSVTCLRQLDMKRITEEERRIAMVMARKEEEKKKEVNKLAVLKSYIFLPHHLTKGEIKEKRRIAINNAQRQWELTQAKTSNSNLGSHQIRSPVRSNGSPLNDAPVSQASSSSGVSSITTDANDNNTSPETSPLSICHLAELDGETLYLYGPGSLDALDRNWGAQAVNSVSVISFKFIEYDAIVPHFHKIGTRFPSLVGLIFTETSINNLQQINALAMLRRLETLVIHTDRNPVTEFTLWRPYVLFRLAHLSLTKINDIEVTAADKVNAEKLFGNLAHLTTSQLPQSRLLTLLGDSKRRGVDDKAKKTEGKHERTSSNESVGRIGLQYWPVGLNQKQAEETESRKTFAENYIKEITQNSILVDRKQKRLDTILPNLFSELIQKAVIDLNDRDKCMERAFDSIRQRK, translated from the exons ATGCAACCTTTTTATTTGCCTAACTGCTCAACAATCCCGTACAGTATCCTCGAACAAG GTGATCGGGTGATTTTCGCCGAATCGCCTTCGGCACCGGGCATTCCGATCGTGTATCGACTACCCGAAGAAAGACAGGCCAACCCTGATCGGCTAAATTTGGATAG GCGGCGATTGACCGTGTGCCCCATCTTGGAAGGCGAAGACAACTTGCGCCTGCTCAATTTCCAGCACAACTTAATTCGTAATATCCAGCACCTTGCCAACTTGCGCCGACTTATTTTCCTGGACATTTATGACAACCAAATAGAGGAGATATCTGGACTATCGAGCCTAAAGTCATTACGAGTACTTATGCTTGGAAAAAATAG AATACGAAAAATTAATAACTTGGAAGCTCTGACAAAACTAGACGTCTTGGACTTACACGGGAATAGG ATAAGCAAGATCGAGAATCTAAGCCACTTGACGGAGCTCCGCGTGCTTAATCTCGCAGGAAACGAGATCCTTAAAGTATGTAACATCAGTGGGATGCGCTCTCTGGCAGAACTCAACCTGAGACGGAACAAGATTTGTACAGTG GAGGAAGTGGATCGTCTTAGTAATTTACAGCGACTTTTCCTGAGCTTCAATTGCATTTCGAG GTTTGAAGACATAAACTGCCTCACGCGTTCAACGTCAATCACCGAGCTGTCCCTTGACGGCAACCCTTTCGCTAGTGACGTCACGTACAAGCAGACAGTTCTGAAGAGCGTTACATGCTTACGACAGCTTGACATGAAGAGAATTACA GAGGAGGAACGGCGCATTGCCATGGTGATGGCTCGGAAGGaggaagagaagaaaaaagaagtgAACAAGCTAGCGGTTTTGAAG AGCTATATCTTCCTCCCTCACCATCTGACCAAAGGCGAAATCAAG GAAAAGAGACGCATCGCTATCAACAACGCACAGAGGCAATGGGAGCTCACGCAAGCCAAGACGTCCAACAG TAATCTCGGTTCTCATCAAATACGCTCTCCTGTCAGGTCTAATGGCTCACCCCTGAATGACGCCCCCGTCTCGCAGGCGTCTAGCAGCTCCGGCGTCTCGTCCATCACAACAGACGCCAACGACAATAACAC ATCTCCCGAAACCTCCCCCCTTAGTATCTGCCACCTCGCGGAGCTAGACGGGGAGACGCTGTATCTTTACGGCCCAGGCTCCTTGGACGCGCTCGACCGGAACTGGGGCGCACAGGCCGTGAACTCGGTATCCGTCATCTCATTCAAGTTCATCGAGTACGATGCCATCGTTCCGCACTTCCATAAGATTGGCACACGCTTCCCTTCACTCGTG GGTTTAATCTTCACCGAAACAAGCATCAATAATCTACAGCAAATCAACGCCCTTGCTATGCTCAGGAGACTGGAAACGCTCGTCATCCACACAGACAGGAATCCCGTCACTGAATTTACGCTTTGGAGACCCTACGTGCTGTTTAGACTCGCGCATCTGTCACTCACGAAGATCAATGACATCgag GTGACAGCGGCCGACAAAGTTAATGCCGAGAAGCTGTTTGGAAACCTTGCACATCTAACTACCTCGCAACTCCCGCAGTCTCGTCTTCTCACGTTACTCGGGGATTCAAA GAGAAGAGGTGTTGACGATAAGGCAAAGAAGACGGAGGGCAAACACGAAAG GACCTCATCAAATGAGTCTGTCGGGAGAATCGGCCTTCAGTACTGGCCAGTCGGTCTCAACCAGAAGCAGGCAGAG gAAACTGAGTCGAGGAAAACATTCGCAGAAAATTACATCAAAGAGATTACCCAGAATTCCATACTGGTTGACCGGAAGCAGAAGCGACTTGACACCATATTACCCAACCTATTTAGCGAACTTATCCAAAAAGCCGTCATAGACTTGAACGATAGAGATAAATGTATGGAAAGAGCTTTTGACAGTATACGACAAAGAAAATAA
- the LOC116601434 gene encoding survival motor neuron protein 1, which produces MADEMEGEVIYKAGQSTSVSDIWDDSALIEAYDRAVNLIKNGEPSPGKGKNRNRKKQQGKRDDNKKENNNRTWKVGDSCRAIFSEDGLMYEAVITSIDCDAQTCIVMYQGYGNEEEQNLNDLLPLDKRKVADSPMTEQGEHVVDSPLYPPYQSPRLMENGLDGSNQAATQWQVSDLCLAPEHPSGHMHQAVINTFLTAYTCKVTFVRSRRSQEVQTSRLQSFDSRQPNQYGQSSYHHPPAYPPAYPPVPAHWSPWQPLLGPGGHNFPPFPPSLGRRPIPPMPPAPPHPFTTPEGGDDSALASMLMSWYLSGYHTGFYQGLQQSRTRSHADSQTHSPMETTVTPSEPDDAQTSGQQTDNSQ; this is translated from the exons atggcggacgagaTGGAAGGAGAAGTGATTTACAAAGCTGGGCAG aGCACCAGTGTCTCTGACATATGGGATGACTCGGCTCTTATTGAGGCGTACGACAGGGCTGTTAACTTAATCAAG AATGGTGAGCCTAGTCCTGGCAAGGGAAAGAACCGGAACAG aaaaaaacaacaagggAAACGTGATGAcaacaagaaagaaaacaacaacagaact TGGAAAGTCGGCGACTCATGCAGAGCTATCTTTTCTGAGGATGGGTTGATGTATGAGGCAGTCATTACGTCTATAGATTGTGATGCACAGACATGTATTGTCATGTATCAG gGCTATGGAAATGAAGAAGAGCAAAATCTAAATGATTTGCTGCCTTTGGATAAAAGAAAAGTGGCAGATTCACCAATGACAGAGCAAGGAGAACATGTTGTTGATTCACCGCTCTACCCTCCATACCAGTCACCTAGACTTATG GAGAATGGCCTTGATGGAAGCAATCAGGCAGCCACTCAGTGGCAAGTGAGCGACCTGTGTCTCGCCCCAGAACACCCATCCGGACATATGCACCAGGCTGTGATCAACACCTTCCTGACAGCTTACACGTGTAAAGTCACCTTCGTTAGGTCAAGGAGGAG TCAAGAGGTCCAGACATCAAGACTCCAGTCTTTTGACAGTCGACAACCCAACCAGTACGGTCAATCTTCATACCACCATCCCCCAGCCTATCCCCCAGCCTATCCCCCTGTGCCGGCACACTGGTCTCCATGGCAACCACTACTTGGG CCTGGAGGACACAATTTTCCACCATTTCCACCTTCCCTAGGGCGTAGACCAATCCCCCCAATGCCGCCGgcaccaccccaccccttcacCACACCCGAAGGTGGTGATGACAGTGCCCTAGCCAGTATGCTGATGTCATGGTACCTTAGCGGCTACCATACGGGATTCTACCAG GGGCTTCAACAATCAAGAACCCGATCACATGCAGATTCACAGACCCACTCTCCCATGGAAACAACAGTCACCCCGTCTGAACCAGATGATGCCCAGACATCAGGACAACAAACAGACAATTCCCAATAA
- the LOC5517777 gene encoding leucine-rich repeat-containing protein 49 isoform X5, translating into MEAPRFVNPITYTMVNPGKSIGDRVIFAESPSAPGIPIVYRLPEERQANPDRLNLDRRRLTVCPILEGEDNLRLLNFQHNLIRNIQHLANLRRLIFLDIYDNQIEEISGLSSLKSLRVLMLGKNRIRKINNLEALTKLDVLDLHGNRISKIENLSHLTELRVLNLAGNEILKVCNISGMRSLAELNLRRNKICTVEEVDRLSNLQRLFLSFNCISRFEDINCLTRSTSITELSLDGNPFASDVTYKQTVLKSVTCLRQLDMKRITEEERRIAMVMARKEEEKKKEVNKLAVLKSYIFLPHHLTKGEIKEKRRIAINNAQRQWELTQAKTSNSNLGSHQIRSPVRSNGSPLNDAPVSQASSSSGVSSITTDANDNNTSPETSPLSICHLAELDGETLYLYGPGSLDALDRNWGAQAVNSVSVISFKFIEYDAIVPHFHKIGTRFPSLVGLIFTETSINNLQQINALAMLRRLETLVIHTDRNPVTEFTLWRPYVLFRLAHLSLTKINDIEVTAADKVNAEKLFGNLAHLTTSQLPQSRLLTLLGDSKRRGVDDKAKKTEGKHERTSSNESVGRIGLQYWPVGLNQKQAEETESRKTFAENYIKEITQNSILVDRKQKRLDTILPNLFSELIQKAVIDLNDRDKCMERAFDSIRQRK; encoded by the exons ATGGAAGCTCCGCGTTTTGTGAATCCAATAACATACACTATGGTCAACCCCGGGAAATCTATAG GTGATCGGGTGATTTTCGCCGAATCGCCTTCGGCACCGGGCATTCCGATCGTGTATCGACTACCCGAAGAAAGACAGGCCAACCCTGATCGGCTAAATTTGGATAG GCGGCGATTGACCGTGTGCCCCATCTTGGAAGGCGAAGACAACTTGCGCCTGCTCAATTTCCAGCACAACTTAATTCGTAATATCCAGCACCTTGCCAACTTGCGCCGACTTATTTTCCTGGACATTTATGACAACCAAATAGAGGAGATATCTGGACTATCGAGCCTAAAGTCATTACGAGTACTTATGCTTGGAAAAAATAG AATACGAAAAATTAATAACTTGGAAGCTCTGACAAAACTAGACGTCTTGGACTTACACGGGAATAGG ATAAGCAAGATCGAGAATCTAAGCCACTTGACGGAGCTCCGCGTGCTTAATCTCGCAGGAAACGAGATCCTTAAAGTATGTAACATCAGTGGGATGCGCTCTCTGGCAGAACTCAACCTGAGACGGAACAAGATTTGTACAGTG GAGGAAGTGGATCGTCTTAGTAATTTACAGCGACTTTTCCTGAGCTTCAATTGCATTTCGAG GTTTGAAGACATAAACTGCCTCACGCGTTCAACGTCAATCACCGAGCTGTCCCTTGACGGCAACCCTTTCGCTAGTGACGTCACGTACAAGCAGACAGTTCTGAAGAGCGTTACATGCTTACGACAGCTTGACATGAAGAGAATTACA GAGGAGGAACGGCGCATTGCCATGGTGATGGCTCGGAAGGaggaagagaagaaaaaagaagtgAACAAGCTAGCGGTTTTGAAG AGCTATATCTTCCTCCCTCACCATCTGACCAAAGGCGAAATCAAG GAAAAGAGACGCATCGCTATCAACAACGCACAGAGGCAATGGGAGCTCACGCAAGCCAAGACGTCCAACAG TAATCTCGGTTCTCATCAAATACGCTCTCCTGTCAGGTCTAATGGCTCACCCCTGAATGACGCCCCCGTCTCGCAGGCGTCTAGCAGCTCCGGCGTCTCGTCCATCACAACAGACGCCAACGACAATAACAC ATCTCCCGAAACCTCCCCCCTTAGTATCTGCCACCTCGCGGAGCTAGACGGGGAGACGCTGTATCTTTACGGCCCAGGCTCCTTGGACGCGCTCGACCGGAACTGGGGCGCACAGGCCGTGAACTCGGTATCCGTCATCTCATTCAAGTTCATCGAGTACGATGCCATCGTTCCGCACTTCCATAAGATTGGCACACGCTTCCCTTCACTCGTG GGTTTAATCTTCACCGAAACAAGCATCAATAATCTACAGCAAATCAACGCCCTTGCTATGCTCAGGAGACTGGAAACGCTCGTCATCCACACAGACAGGAATCCCGTCACTGAATTTACGCTTTGGAGACCCTACGTGCTGTTTAGACTCGCGCATCTGTCACTCACGAAGATCAATGACATCgag GTGACAGCGGCCGACAAAGTTAATGCCGAGAAGCTGTTTGGAAACCTTGCACATCTAACTACCTCGCAACTCCCGCAGTCTCGTCTTCTCACGTTACTCGGGGATTCAAA GAGAAGAGGTGTTGACGATAAGGCAAAGAAGACGGAGGGCAAACACGAAAG GACCTCATCAAATGAGTCTGTCGGGAGAATCGGCCTTCAGTACTGGCCAGTCGGTCTCAACCAGAAGCAGGCAGAG gAAACTGAGTCGAGGAAAACATTCGCAGAAAATTACATCAAAGAGATTACCCAGAATTCCATACTGGTTGACCGGAAGCAGAAGCGACTTGACACCATATTACCCAACCTATTTAGCGAACTTATCCAAAAAGCCGTCATAGACTTGAACGATAGAGATAAATGTATGGAAAGAGCTTTTGACAGTATACGACAAAGAAAATAA